One genomic window of Haemophilus haemolyticus includes the following:
- the rsuA gene encoding 16S rRNA pseudouridine(516) synthase RsuA yields the protein MRLDKFIAENTGLTRSQATKAIRQSAVKINGEIVKNGSVQISQEDEIYFEDELLTWVEEGQYFMLNKPQGCVCSNDDGDYPTIYQFFDYPLAGKLHSAGRLDVDTTGLVLLTDDGQWSHRITSPKHHCEKTYLVTLADPVEENYAAACAEGILLRGEKEPTKPAKLEILDDYNVNLTISEGRYHQVKRMFAALGNKVVGLHRWKIGDVVLDQSLEEGEYRPLTQNEIESLVK from the coding sequence ATGAGATTAGATAAATTTATAGCTGAAAATACGGGATTAACTCGTTCTCAAGCAACAAAAGCGATCCGCCAAAGTGCGGTAAAAATCAACGGTGAAATTGTCAAAAATGGTTCGGTTCAAATTTCACAAGAAGACGAAATTTATTTTGAAGATGAATTATTAACTTGGGTCGAAGAAGGCCAGTATTTTATGTTGAATAAACCACAAGGCTGTGTTTGTTCTAATGATGACGGCGACTATCCAACAATTTATCAATTTTTCGATTACCCTTTAGCGGGCAAATTACATAGCGCGGGTCGCTTAGATGTGGATACGACCGGTCTCGTATTGCTTACCGATGATGGACAATGGTCACATCGCATCACTTCGCCAAAACATCATTGTGAAAAAACCTATTTGGTGACATTGGCTGATCCCGTAGAAGAAAATTATGCGGCGGCTTGTGCAGAAGGCATTTTATTACGCGGAGAAAAAGAACCCACTAAACCAGCGAAATTAGAAATTTTAGATGATTACAATGTGAATCTGACCATTTCTGAAGGTCGCTATCATCAAGTAAAACGTATGTTTGCCGCACTTGGGAATAAAGTCGTTGGATTACATCGCTGGAAAATTGGGGATGTTGTGCTGGATCAATCCTTAGAAGAAGGCGAATACCGCCCATTGACTCAAAACGAAATTGAAAGTTTGGTGAAATAA
- a CDS encoding Bcr/CflA family multidrug efflux MFS transporter yields MSQQKSTFIFILTLGILSMLPPFGVDMYLPSFLEIAKDLGVSPEQVQHTLTSFAYGMAFGQLFWGPFGDSFGRKPIILLGVIVGALTALVLTKINSVGNFTALRFVQGFFGAAPVVLSGALLRDLFSKDQLSKVMSTITLVFMLAPLVAPIIGGYIVKFFHWHAIFYVISLVGLLAAALVFFIIPETHKKENRIPLRLNIIARNFLLLWKQKEVLGYMFAASFGFGGLFAFVTAGSIVYIGIYGVPVDQFGYFFMMNIVTMIFASFLNSRFVTKVGAETMLRIALIIQFLSGMWLILTALLDLGFWPMAIGVAFFVGPNPVISSNAMASALERCPQMAGTANSLIGSVRFAVGAIMGSLVASMKMDTASPMLFTMGGCVAISVLSYYFLTSRNLKSRG; encoded by the coding sequence ATGAGTCAACAAAAATCTACTTTTATCTTTATTCTTACGCTCGGTATTCTCTCCATGCTACCGCCTTTTGGCGTGGATATGTATTTACCGTCTTTTTTAGAAATTGCGAAAGATCTCGGTGTGAGTCCAGAGCAAGTGCAACACACGCTCACCTCTTTTGCTTATGGCATGGCGTTTGGTCAGCTTTTTTGGGGGCCTTTTGGTGATAGTTTCGGACGAAAACCGATCATTTTACTCGGTGTCATTGTAGGTGCACTCACAGCTTTGGTGCTCACCAAAATAAATTCAGTCGGAAATTTCACCGCACTTCGTTTTGTGCAAGGTTTCTTTGGTGCCGCACCTGTTGTACTTTCTGGCGCATTATTGCGTGATTTATTTAGTAAAGATCAGCTATCCAAAGTGATGTCTACCATCACGTTAGTATTTATGCTTGCCCCTTTAGTTGCGCCAATTATTGGTGGTTACATCGTTAAATTTTTCCATTGGCATGCGATTTTTTACGTTATTTCGCTTGTGGGATTATTAGCCGCTGCATTAGTCTTTTTCATCATTCCAGAAACCCATAAAAAAGAAAATCGCATTCCGCTACGCTTAAATATTATCGCTCGCAATTTCCTTCTTCTTTGGAAGCAAAAAGAAGTGCTCGGCTACATGTTTGCCGCCTCTTTTGGCTTTGGTGGGTTGTTTGCTTTTGTGACTGCAGGCTCAATTGTCTATATCGGCATTTATGGGGTTCCCGTCGATCAGTTTGGTTACTTCTTCATGATGAATATCGTTACGATGATCTTTGCCTCTTTTTTAAATAGCCGATTTGTCACTAAAGTGGGCGCAGAAACAATGTTACGGATAGCCCTCATAATTCAATTCCTTTCTGGAATGTGGCTAATTTTGACCGCACTTTTAGATCTCGGTTTTTGGCCAATGGCAATTGGCGTTGCCTTTTTCGTCGGTCCAAATCCAGTGATTTCATCAAATGCAATGGCATCAGCTTTAGAACGATGCCCTCAAATGGCGGGAACGGCAAATTCTTTGATTGGTAGCGTACGTTTTGCAGTGGGCGCAATTATGGGAAGTTTGGTCGCATCAATGAAAATGGATACCGCTTCCCCAATGCTCTTTACGATGGGCGGATGTGTCGCGATTTCCGTATTATCCTATTATTTTCTAACCAGCCGAAATTTAAAAAGCCGTGGGTAA